In Salinarimonas sp., a genomic segment contains:
- the rho gene encoding transcription termination factor Rho has translation MREIKLQDLKSKTATELTTFAEELEVENASTMRKQELMFAILKQLATRDVEIIGEGVVEVLQDGFGFLRSSDSNYLPGPDDIYISPSQIRRFGLRTGDTVEGPIRGPKEGERYFALLKVNTVNFEDPEKIRHKVHFDNLTPLYPTERLKLEQQDPTRKDYSARIIDIVSPIGKGQRGLIVAPPRTGKTVLMQNIAQSITTNHPECYLIVLLIDERPEEVTDMQRSVKGEVISSTFDEPAVRHVQVAEMVIEKAKRLVEHGRDVVILLDSITRLGRAYNTVVPSSGKVLTGGVDANALQRPKRFFGAARNIEEGGSLTIIATALIDTGSRMDEVIFEEFKGTGNSEIILDRKVADKRTFPALDITRSGTRKEELLVPPDVLKKMYVLRRILNPMGTVDAIEFLLDKLRATKSNGEFFDSMNT, from the coding sequence ATGCGGGAGATCAAGCTGCAGGACCTCAAGTCCAAGACGGCGACCGAGCTGACGACCTTCGCGGAGGAGCTCGAGGTCGAGAACGCCAGCACCATGCGCAAGCAGGAGCTGATGTTCGCGATCCTCAAGCAGCTCGCCACCCGCGACGTCGAAATCATCGGCGAGGGGGTGGTCGAGGTGCTGCAGGACGGCTTCGGCTTCCTGCGCTCGTCGGATTCGAACTACCTGCCGGGCCCGGACGACATCTACATCTCGCCCTCGCAGATCCGCCGCTTCGGCCTGCGCACGGGCGACACGGTGGAGGGGCCGATCCGGGGGCCGAAGGAGGGCGAGCGCTATTTCGCCCTGCTCAAGGTCAACACGGTCAATTTCGAGGATCCCGAGAAGATCCGCCACAAGGTCCACTTCGACAACCTGACGCCGCTCTATCCGACCGAGCGTCTCAAGCTCGAGCAGCAGGACCCGACCCGCAAGGACTACTCGGCGCGGATCATCGACATCGTCTCGCCGATCGGCAAGGGCCAGCGCGGCCTCATCGTCGCCCCGCCGCGCACCGGCAAGACCGTGCTGATGCAGAACATCGCGCAGTCGATCACCACGAATCACCCGGAGTGCTACCTCATCGTGCTGCTCATCGACGAGCGGCCGGAGGAGGTCACGGACATGCAGCGCTCGGTGAAGGGCGAGGTGATCTCCTCGACCTTCGACGAGCCGGCGGTGCGCCACGTCCAGGTGGCGGAGATGGTGATCGAGAAGGCCAAGCGCCTGGTCGAGCACGGCCGCGACGTGGTCATCCTGCTCGATTCGATCACCCGTCTCGGCCGCGCCTACAACACGGTGGTGCCGTCCTCGGGCAAGGTGCTGACCGGCGGCGTCGACGCCAACGCGCTCCAGCGCCCCAAGCGCTTCTTCGGCGCGGCGCGAAACATCGAGGAAGGCGGCTCGCTGACCATCATCGCCACCGCGCTGATCGACACCGGCTCGCGCATGGACGAGGTGATCTTCGAGGAGTTCAAGGGCACCGGCAATTCCGAGATCATCCTCGACCGCAAGGTGGCCGACAAGCGCACCTTCCCGGCCCTCGACATCACCCGCTCGGGCACGCGCAAGGAGGAGCTCTTGGTTCCGCCGGACGTGCTCAAGAAGATGTACGTGCTGCGCCGCATCCTCAACCCGATGGGCACGGTGGACGCGATCGAGTTCCTGCTCGACAAGCTGCGCGCCACGAAGTCGAACGGCGAGTTCTTCGATTCGATGAACACGTGA
- a CDS encoding Maf family protein, which produces MTVPGLWRDPAPLVLASTSATRKTLLAATGLAFETARPEVDERAIEAQALAGGASPETLAVTLAREKALSVSAARPRALVIGADQTLALERRLFHKPTSREAAREQIAALAGRTHALHSGVAIAREGAIVAEYLASARLTMRRLDAAAIDLYLDLAGDVVTTSVGGYQLEGVGAHLFEWVEGDHSTILGLPIFPLLAALRDLGVLAL; this is translated from the coding sequence ATGACCGTCCCCGGCCTCTGGCGCGATCCCGCGCCGCTCGTCCTCGCCTCCACCTCCGCGACGCGCAAGACGCTGCTCGCGGCGACGGGGCTGGCCTTCGAGACCGCGCGGCCCGAGGTGGACGAGCGGGCGATCGAGGCGCAGGCCCTCGCGGGCGGCGCGAGCCCGGAGACGCTCGCCGTCACGCTCGCGCGCGAGAAGGCGCTGTCCGTCTCCGCCGCGCGGCCGCGGGCGCTCGTGATCGGCGCGGACCAGACGCTCGCCCTCGAGCGCCGGTTGTTCCACAAGCCGACCTCGCGGGAGGCGGCGCGCGAGCAGATCGCCGCTCTCGCCGGGCGCACGCACGCGCTGCATTCCGGCGTCGCGATCGCGCGCGAGGGCGCGATCGTCGCCGAGTATCTCGCGAGCGCCCGGCTCACCATGCGCCGGCTCGACGCCGCCGCCATCGACCTCTATCTCGACCTCGCCGGCGACGTCGTCACGACGAGCGTCGGCGGATATCAGCTCGAAGGCGTCGGCGCGCATCTGTTCGAGTGGGTCGAGGGCGACCATTCCACCATCCTCGGCCTGCCGATCTTCCCGCTCCTCGCCGCGTTGCGGGATCTGGGCGTGTTGGCGCTCTGA
- the coaE gene encoding dephospho-CoA kinase (Dephospho-CoA kinase (CoaE) performs the final step in coenzyme A biosynthesis.), which yields MTFVLGLTGSIGMGKSATAAMFRRAGAPVHDADATVHALYAGEAAAAIEAAFPGATREGVVDRTALGPMVIGKPEAMARLEAIVHPLVTAERERFLERARASGAPIAVLDIPLLFETGGERFCDAVCVVTAPAEVQRERVLARAGMTQEKLAGILARQIPDAEKRARAHFLVDTSRGFPSAERQVRDILRALAGREGRAARRR from the coding sequence ATGACCTTCGTCCTCGGCCTCACCGGCTCGATCGGCATGGGCAAGTCGGCCACCGCCGCCATGTTCCGCCGCGCCGGCGCGCCGGTCCACGATGCGGACGCGACGGTCCACGCGCTTTACGCCGGCGAGGCCGCGGCGGCGATCGAGGCGGCCTTCCCGGGCGCCACCCGGGAGGGCGTCGTCGATCGCACGGCTCTGGGGCCGATGGTGATCGGCAAGCCCGAGGCCATGGCGCGGCTCGAGGCCATCGTGCACCCCCTCGTCACCGCCGAGCGCGAACGCTTCCTGGAGCGCGCCCGGGCCTCCGGCGCGCCCATCGCCGTTCTCGACATTCCCCTTCTCTTCGAGACCGGGGGCGAGCGCTTCTGCGACGCGGTCTGCGTCGTCACAGCGCCGGCGGAGGTCCAGCGCGAGCGGGTCCTCGCGCGGGCCGGCATGACGCAGGAGAAGCTCGCCGGCATCCTCGCGCGGCAGATTCCCGACGCCGAGAAGCGCGCCCGCGCGCATTTCCTGGTGGATACGAGCCGCGGCTTCCCTTCCGCCGAGCGGCAGGTGCGCGATATCCTGCGCGCGCTCGCCGGCCGCGAAGGCCGCGCGGCGCGTCGCCGATAG
- a CDS encoding shikimate dehydrogenase, with amino-acid sequence MPDPKAFVAGHPIAHSRSPMIHGYWLARYGIAGVYEKVDVPPAEFPGFLRGLARGGYVGGNVTIPHKEVAFRLVDALSSRAQRLQAVNTVWLEDGVLHGDNTDVTGFVASLDAALGSRWEERLRCALVLGAGGAGRAVVAGLLDRGLERVIVAARDVDKATPILAFAPTRTTAIPIGDIDRALARADLVVNTTPLGMTGKPPLEIDLAPLPEHAAVADIVYAPLETDLLRDARARGLAAVDGLGMLLHQAAPGFERWFGVRPEVTPELRALVEADLERAAR; translated from the coding sequence ATGCCAGACCCCAAAGCCTTCGTCGCCGGGCACCCGATCGCCCATTCCCGCTCGCCGATGATCCACGGCTACTGGCTCGCGCGCTACGGGATCGCGGGCGTCTACGAGAAGGTGGACGTGCCCCCGGCCGAGTTCCCCGGCTTCCTGCGCGGGCTCGCGCGGGGCGGCTATGTGGGCGGCAACGTCACGATTCCGCACAAGGAGGTGGCCTTCCGTCTCGTCGACGCCCTGTCGAGCCGGGCGCAGCGGCTGCAGGCGGTCAACACGGTGTGGCTCGAGGACGGCGTCCTCCACGGCGACAACACCGACGTCACCGGCTTCGTCGCGAGCCTCGACGCCGCCCTCGGGTCCAGGTGGGAGGAGCGGTTGCGCTGCGCGCTCGTGCTCGGCGCCGGGGGCGCCGGACGGGCGGTGGTCGCGGGGCTCCTCGACCGCGGGCTCGAGCGCGTCATCGTCGCCGCCCGCGACGTCGACAAGGCGACGCCGATCCTCGCCTTCGCGCCGACGCGCACGACCGCCATCCCCATCGGCGATATCGACCGGGCGCTGGCGCGCGCCGACCTCGTCGTCAACACCACGCCGCTGGGCATGACCGGAAAGCCGCCGCTCGAGATCGACCTCGCGCCGCTGCCGGAGCACGCCGCCGTCGCGGACATCGTCTACGCGCCGCTCGAGACCGATCTCCTGCGCGACGCGCGCGCGCGTGGCCTCGCGGCGGTGGACGGGCTCGGCATGCTGCTGCATCAGGCCGCGCCGGGCTTCGAGCGCTGGTTCGGCGTGCGCCCGGAGGTGACGCCGGAGCTGCGGGCGCTGGTCGAGGCCGACCTGGAGCGCGCCGCGCGATGA
- the hemJ gene encoding protoporphyrinogen oxidase HemJ: MTTLFDGYLWLKSLHVIAIIAWMAGLLYLPRLFVYHTSAEAGSQQSETFKVMERRLLKAITTPAMIVSVATGLWLGFLGGWWSQGWLHFKLLLVLGLLISHHLMARYVKAFAGDANAKSSTYYRAFNEAPTLLMIGIVVLVIVKPIFW, translated from the coding sequence GTGACCACGTTGTTCGACGGGTATCTCTGGCTCAAGAGCCTGCACGTCATCGCCATCATCGCCTGGATGGCGGGCCTTCTCTACCTGCCGCGGCTGTTCGTCTACCACACGAGCGCCGAGGCGGGCTCGCAGCAGAGCGAGACCTTCAAGGTGATGGAGCGGCGGCTGCTCAAGGCGATCACGACGCCGGCGATGATCGTCTCGGTGGCGACGGGGCTCTGGCTCGGCTTTCTCGGCGGTTGGTGGAGCCAGGGCTGGCTGCACTTCAAGCTGCTGCTCGTCCTCGGCCTCCTTATTTCGCATCACCTGATGGCGCGCTACGTGAAGGCCTTCGCCGGGGACGCGAACGCCAAATCGTCCACGTACTACAGGGCCTTCAACGAGGCGCCGACCCTGCTCATGATCGGCATCGTCGTCCTCGTGATCGTGAAACCAATTTTCTGGTGA
- a CDS encoding pyruvate, water dikinase regulatory protein codes for MARSYFHLHLVSDSTGETLITVARAVAAQYEGVSAIEHVYPLVRSATQLERVIAEIEAAPGIVLYTLVEQDLAQRLEESCRENASPALAVLSPVHNLLQSYLGAHSTARPGAQHMLNADYFKRIDAMNFTLFHDDGQLPADIEEADVVLIGVSRTSKTPTAIYLANRGLKTANIPLVPNVPLPPQIEDARKPLFVGLVASPERIVQIRQNRLLSLNAGDEETDYTDRERVAEEIAYSRKLFARKRWPVIDVTRRSIEETAAAILEHYRAHRMQFIAT; via the coding sequence TTGGCCCGCAGCTACTTCCACCTGCACCTCGTCTCGGACTCGACCGGCGAGACCCTGATCACGGTGGCGCGCGCGGTGGCGGCGCAGTACGAGGGCGTTTCCGCCATCGAGCACGTCTACCCGCTGGTGCGCTCGGCGACGCAGCTCGAGCGCGTCATCGCCGAGATCGAGGCGGCGCCCGGCATCGTGCTCTACACGCTCGTCGAGCAGGATCTCGCCCAGCGGCTCGAGGAATCCTGCCGGGAGAACGCCTCGCCGGCGCTCGCCGTGCTCTCGCCGGTGCACAACCTGCTGCAATCCTATCTCGGCGCCCATTCCACGGCGCGCCCCGGGGCGCAGCACATGCTCAACGCCGACTATTTCAAGCGCATCGACGCGATGAACTTCACCCTCTTCCATGACGACGGGCAGCTCCCTGCCGACATCGAGGAGGCGGACGTGGTGCTCATCGGGGTCTCGCGCACCTCCAAGACGCCGACCGCCATCTATCTCGCCAATCGCGGGCTGAAGACCGCGAACATCCCCCTCGTTCCGAACGTGCCGCTGCCGCCCCAGATCGAGGACGCCAGGAAGCCGCTCTTCGTCGGCCTCGTCGCCAGCCCCGAGCGCATCGTGCAGATCCGCCAGAACCGGCTCCTCTCCCTCAATGCGGGCGACGAGGAGACCGACTACACCGACCGCGAGCGCGTGGCCGAGGAGATCGCCTATTCCCGCAAGCTGTTCGCCCGCAAGCGTTGGCCGGTGATCGACGTGACCCGCCGCTCCATCGAGGAGACCGCGGCGGCGATCCTCGAGCATTACCGCGCCCACCGCATGCAGTTCATCGCCACGTGA
- the dnaQ gene encoding DNA polymerase III subunit epsilon, whose product MREIVLDTETTGRDADLGDRIVEIGCVELLNHIPTGRSFHCYVNPEREMSEGAFRVHGLSDQFLADKPVFAAICEEFLAFIEGARLVIHNAPFDMGFIDMELERLGRPRWPADQVLDTLMMARRKHPGAPASLDALCSRYGIDNSKRTKHGALLDAEILAEVYIELIGGKQVDLGFSAPSAGRGPALVAAAPRAERRPAASRLTDAERAAHAAFLAGFKGETVWRDYLPAAEAAE is encoded by the coding sequence TTGCGCGAGATCGTCCTCGATACCGAGACCACCGGCCGCGACGCGGATCTCGGCGACCGCATCGTCGAGATCGGCTGCGTCGAGCTCCTCAACCACATCCCGACGGGGCGCAGCTTCCACTGCTACGTCAACCCCGAGCGGGAGATGTCGGAGGGCGCCTTCCGGGTGCACGGGCTCTCCGACCAGTTCCTCGCCGACAAGCCGGTCTTCGCCGCGATCTGCGAGGAGTTCCTCGCCTTCATCGAGGGTGCGCGGCTCGTGATCCACAACGCGCCCTTCGACATGGGCTTCATCGACATGGAGCTCGAGCGCCTCGGCCGGCCCCGCTGGCCGGCGGACCAGGTGCTCGACACGCTGATGATGGCCCGGCGCAAGCATCCCGGCGCGCCGGCGAGCCTCGACGCGCTGTGCAGCCGCTACGGCATCGACAATTCGAAGCGCACCAAGCACGGCGCGCTCCTCGACGCCGAGATCCTGGCCGAGGTCTATATCGAGCTGATCGGCGGCAAGCAGGTCGATCTCGGCTTTTCCGCCCCGAGCGCCGGCCGCGGTCCGGCCCTCGTCGCCGCCGCACCGCGCGCCGAGCGCCGCCCTGCCGCCTCCCGCCTCACCGATGCCGAGCGCGCGGCGCATGCCGCTTTCCTCGCCGGCTTCAAGGGCGAGACCGTGTGGCGCGACTACCTGCCCGCCGCCGAAGCGGCCGAATAG
- the hemE gene encoding uroporphyrinogen decarboxylase, translating to MTERTSRKLMRVLDGEAVWPQPIWLMRQAGRYLPEYRETRGRAGGFLELCYNPDFAVEVTLQPIRRFGFDASILFSDILVVPHALGQKVWFEEGEGPRLAPIATLDDVKRLGADKDPLEHLAPVIETVRRLRAELPSETTLLGFCGAPWTLASYMIAGRSTPEQAPLRLAVYRDPAFVIGLIERLVETSIRYLVAQIDAGADAVQIFESMGTSLPPSLVETVSLGPLRRIVEGVKAERPQARIIVFVRGGGHLHRLAAAGFADAVGVDWQTDIAAAVARLPEGLPSQGNLDPLALVAGGRALEEGIDAILAATRGRPHVFNLGHGIEKETPIAHVEAMIARVRGA from the coding sequence ATGACCGAGCGAACGTCGCGCAAGCTGATGCGGGTCCTGGACGGCGAGGCGGTGTGGCCGCAGCCGATCTGGCTGATGCGCCAGGCCGGGCGCTATCTGCCGGAATATCGGGAAACGCGCGGCCGGGCCGGCGGGTTCCTGGAGCTCTGCTACAACCCGGATTTCGCGGTGGAGGTCACCCTCCAGCCGATCCGGCGCTTCGGCTTCGACGCCTCGATCCTGTTCTCGGACATCCTCGTCGTCCCGCACGCGCTCGGCCAGAAGGTCTGGTTCGAGGAGGGCGAGGGCCCGCGCCTCGCGCCGATCGCCACGCTCGACGACGTGAAGCGTCTCGGCGCCGACAAGGATCCGCTCGAGCACCTCGCGCCGGTCATCGAGACCGTGCGCCGGCTGCGCGCCGAGCTGCCCTCCGAGACGACGCTGCTCGGCTTCTGCGGCGCGCCCTGGACGCTCGCGAGCTACATGATCGCCGGGCGCTCGACGCCCGAGCAGGCGCCGCTGCGGCTCGCCGTCTATCGCGACCCCGCTTTCGTGATCGGGCTGATCGAGAGGCTCGTCGAGACCTCGATCCGCTACCTCGTCGCGCAGATCGACGCCGGCGCGGACGCGGTGCAGATCTTCGAGAGCATGGGCACGAGCCTGCCTCCTTCCCTCGTCGAGACGGTCTCCCTCGGCCCGCTGCGGCGGATCGTGGAGGGGGTGAAGGCCGAGCGTCCCCAGGCCCGAATCATCGTCTTCGTGCGCGGCGGCGGGCACCTGCATCGCCTGGCCGCCGCCGGCTTCGCGGACGCGGTGGGCGTCGACTGGCAGACGGACATCGCCGCCGCCGTCGCGCGGCTGCCGGAAGGGCTGCCGTCCCAGGGCAATCTCGACCCGCTCGCCCTCGTCGCCGGCGGCCGGGCTCTGGAGGAGGGGATCGACGCGATCCTCGCCGCGACCCGCGGGCGGCCGCACGTGTTCAATCTCGGCCACGGGATCGAGAAGGAAACGCCCATCGCCCATGTCGAGGCGATGATCGCGCGGGTGCGGGGAGCGTGA